In Geobacillus kaustophilus, a genomic segment contains:
- a CDS encoding type III pantothenate kinase, with the protein MIFVLDVGNTNTVLGVYDGDELKHHWRIETSRGKTEDEYGMMIKALLNHVGLQFSDIRGIIISSVVPPIMFALERMCLKYFHIKPLIVGPGIKTGLDIKYDNPREVGADRIVNAVAGIHLYGSPLIIVDFGTATTYCYINEHKQYMGGAIAPGIMISTEALFARAAKLPRIEIARPDDIIGKNTVSAMQAGILYGYVGQVEGIVSRMKAKSKVLPKVIATGGLAPLIASESDVIDVVDPFLTLTGLKLLYEKNTEKKG; encoded by the coding sequence ATGATTTTTGTATTGGACGTCGGCAATACAAACACGGTGTTAGGGGTGTATGACGGGGACGAACTGAAACATCATTGGCGCATTGAAACAAGCAGGGGGAAAACGGAAGACGAATACGGCATGATGATCAAAGCGCTCTTGAACCATGTCGGCTTGCAGTTTTCCGACATTCGAGGCATTATCATTTCCTCGGTCGTGCCGCCGATTATGTTTGCTCTTGAACGCATGTGTCTAAAATATTTCCATATCAAACCGCTCATCGTCGGTCCCGGCATTAAAACCGGGCTCGACATCAAATATGACAATCCGCGCGAGGTGGGCGCCGACCGGATTGTCAACGCGGTCGCCGGCATCCACTTGTACGGCAGTCCGCTGATTATCGTCGATTTTGGCACGGCGACGACGTATTGTTATATTAATGAACATAAACAATATATGGGAGGGGCCATTGCCCCGGGAATTATGATCTCGACGGAGGCTCTGTTTGCGCGAGCGGCGAAATTGCCGCGCATTGAAATCGCCCGCCCGGATGATATCATCGGCAAAAATACGGTCAGCGCCATGCAAGCCGGCATTTTGTACGGCTATGTCGGACAAGTGGAAGGCATCGTGTCGCGAATGAAGGCGAAAAGCAAAGTTCTGCCGAAGGTGATTGCCACCGGCGGTCTCGCGCCGCTTATTGCCAGCGAATCCGACGTCATTGATGTCGTTGATCCATTTTTGACGCTGACCGGCTTAAAACTGTTGTATGAGAAAAACACCGAGAAAAAAGGATGA
- the hslO gene encoding Hsp33 family molecular chaperone HslO: protein MTMGDYLVKALAYNGQVRAYAARTTETVAEAQRRHQTWPTASAALGRALTAGVMMGAMLKGEETLTIKIDGGGPIGVILVDSNARGEVRGYVTNPHVHFELNEHRKLDVARAVGKNGMLTVVKDLGLRDFFTGQVPLISGELGDDFTYYFASSEQIPSSVGVGVLVNPDHTIRAAGGFIIQLMPGTEENTIIRIEERLKQIPPVSRMIESGLGPEQMLEQLLGDGGVRVLETMPVSFVCRCSRERIADALISLGPEEIQDIIDKEGQAEASCHFCNETYQFDKAELEQLRQLAKKE, encoded by the coding sequence ATGACGATGGGAGACTACTTAGTCAAAGCACTCGCTTACAATGGACAAGTGAGAGCGTATGCCGCAAGAACGACGGAAACTGTCGCCGAGGCGCAACGCCGCCACCAAACGTGGCCGACCGCCTCAGCGGCCCTTGGTCGAGCGTTGACCGCCGGTGTCATGATGGGAGCGATGCTGAAAGGCGAGGAAACGTTGACGATTAAAATTGACGGCGGCGGCCCGATCGGCGTCATTTTGGTCGACAGCAACGCCAGAGGGGAAGTGCGTGGCTATGTAACGAATCCGCATGTGCATTTTGAGCTGAACGAGCACAGGAAACTTGATGTGGCACGGGCGGTCGGCAAAAATGGGATGTTGACGGTTGTGAAGGATCTTGGGCTGCGCGACTTTTTCACCGGACAAGTGCCGCTTATCTCCGGGGAGCTCGGCGATGATTTTACGTATTATTTTGCTTCGTCCGAACAAATTCCGTCATCGGTTGGCGTCGGGGTGCTCGTCAATCCCGACCATACCATCCGAGCCGCAGGAGGATTTATCATCCAGCTGATGCCCGGGACGGAGGAGAACACGATCATTCGCATTGAAGAGCGGCTGAAACAAATTCCGCCTGTATCGCGCATGATTGAAAGCGGACTCGGACCGGAGCAAATGCTCGAGCAGTTGTTGGGCGACGGCGGTGTGCGCGTGTTGGAAACGATGCCGGTGTCATTCGTCTGTCGCTGTTCGCGCGAGCGAATCGCTGATGCTCTTATCAGCCTAGGGCCCGAGGAAATCCAAGACATCATCGACAAAGAAGGGCAGGCGGAAGCTTCGTGCCATTTTTGCAATGAAACGTACCAGTTCGACAAAGCCGAACTGGAACAGTTGAGACAACTGGCAAAAAAAGAATGA
- the cysK gene encoding cysteine synthase A yields the protein MARTVNSITELIGDTPAVKLNRIVDEDSADVYLKLEFMNPGSSVKDRIALAMIEAAEKAGKLKPGDTIVEPTSGNTGIGLAMVAAAKGYKAVLVMPDTMSLERRNLLRAYGAELVLTPGAQGMRGAIAKAEELVREHGYFMPQQFKNEANPEIHRLTTGKEIVEQMGDQLDAFVAGVGTGGTITGAGKVLREAYPNIKIYAVEPADSPVLSGGKPGPHKIQGIGAGFVPDILDTSIYDGVITVTTEEAFAAARRAAREEGILGGISSGAAIHAALKVAKELGKGKKVLAIIPSNGERYLSTPLYQFED from the coding sequence ATGGCACGCACAGTCAACTCGATAACCGAATTGATCGGTGATACGCCGGCTGTGAAACTGAACCGCATCGTAGATGAGGACAGCGCGGATGTGTATTTGAAACTGGAATTTATGAACCCGGGCAGCAGCGTCAAAGACCGGATCGCGTTGGCGATGATTGAAGCGGCGGAAAAAGCGGGCAAGCTGAAGCCGGGCGATACAATCGTCGAGCCGACAAGCGGCAACACCGGGATCGGTCTGGCGATGGTGGCGGCGGCGAAAGGGTATAAAGCGGTGCTAGTCATGCCGGATACGATGAGCTTGGAGCGCCGCAACCTGCTGCGGGCGTATGGAGCCGAGCTTGTGCTCACACCGGGTGCACAAGGGATGCGCGGAGCAATCGCAAAGGCGGAAGAGCTCGTCCGCGAGCACGGCTACTTTATGCCGCAACAATTTAAAAACGAGGCGAACCCGGAAATCCATCGCTTGACGACCGGGAAAGAGATCGTGGAGCAAATGGGAGACCAGCTTGATGCGTTTGTTGCCGGCGTCGGCACGGGCGGAACGATCACCGGAGCAGGCAAAGTATTGCGTGAAGCATATCCGAACATTAAAATTTACGCCGTTGAGCCGGCCGATTCGCCGGTCTTGTCGGGAGGAAAACCGGGTCCGCACAAAATCCAAGGGATCGGCGCTGGCTTTGTTCCAGATATTTTGGATACGAGCATTTACGATGGAGTTATTACGGTAACGACGGAAGAAGCATTTGCGGCGGCCCGCCGCGCGGCTCGCGAGGAAGGCATTCTCGGCGGCATTTCGTCCGGCGCTGCGATTCATGCGGCATTGAAAGTGGCGAAAGAGCTCGGCAAAGGGAAAAAAGTGCTCGCCATCATCCCGAGCAACGGCGAACGGTATTTGAGCACGCCTCTTTACCAATTTGAAGACTAA
- the pabB gene encoding aminodeoxychorismate synthase component I, with product MEQRRRRLKRTIDYRGRDWFRQYEQLAYSRPHHVLLESGQGGRYSIIGLDPIGVIRADERRLVIKQRGVETVLDGSPLEGLRQWLRCLAVPDEGESLPCQGGLIGFISYDAVRYIERLPVLAQDDLRLPLMYFFLFDDVAIYDHQTEQLHLLAYANEGEESEANRRLARHARMWLEDRNEALAWPLAASTAAPSVSMTKERFMDAVRRVQRYIAAGDVFQVNLSVRQSQPLVTHPFAVYKQLRTLNPSPYMAYLHTPEFQVVSGSPELLVRKRGWRLETRPIAGTRSRGRTAAEDEQIARKLLASEKERAEHAMLVDLERNDLGRVCAYGTVRVDEWMTVEKYSHVMHIVSHVSGTMTTEHDAFSVIRAMFPGGTITGAPKVRTMEIIEELEPVRRGLYTGSIGWIDFQGNMELNIAIRTMIVKDGLAHVQAGAGIVIDSTPEHEYKECLKKAAALWKAKELSEAEALFSSMR from the coding sequence ATGGAACAGCGGCGCAGGCGACTGAAACGAACCATCGATTATCGCGGACGGGATTGGTTCCGCCAGTACGAACAACTGGCCTATAGCCGGCCTCATCATGTGTTGCTTGAGAGCGGCCAAGGAGGAAGGTACAGCATTATCGGCCTTGACCCGATCGGAGTGATCCGCGCTGACGAGCGGCGGCTCGTCATCAAGCAGCGCGGGGTTGAAACGGTGCTCGATGGCTCTCCGCTCGAAGGGCTCCGGCAATGGCTTCGGTGTTTGGCCGTGCCGGATGAGGGGGAGTCGTTGCCTTGCCAAGGTGGGCTGATCGGTTTCATTAGCTATGATGCCGTTCGCTATATAGAACGGCTCCCGGTGCTTGCCCAAGATGATTTGCGGCTGCCGCTCATGTATTTTTTCCTCTTTGACGACGTAGCGATTTATGATCACCAAACTGAACAGCTTCATTTGCTTGCCTACGCGAATGAAGGGGAGGAAAGCGAAGCAAACCGGCGGCTTGCGCGGCATGCACGGATGTGGCTCGAGGATCGGAACGAAGCGCTGGCCTGGCCGCTTGCTGCCTCGACAGCTGCGCCGTCTGTTTCAATGACAAAAGAGAGGTTTATGGATGCGGTTCGCCGCGTGCAACGCTATATTGCGGCGGGCGATGTGTTTCAAGTCAACTTATCGGTGCGTCAGTCGCAGCCGCTGGTGACGCATCCATTTGCGGTCTACAAACAGCTGCGGACCCTTAATCCGTCACCTTATATGGCGTATTTGCATACCCCAGAATTTCAAGTCGTCAGCGGCTCGCCGGAGCTGCTCGTCCGCAAGCGGGGATGGCGTCTTGAGACGCGGCCGATTGCCGGCACACGTTCGCGCGGTCGGACGGCGGCAGAGGATGAACAAATTGCTCGCAAGTTGCTTGCGAGTGAAAAGGAGCGGGCCGAGCACGCCATGCTCGTTGATCTTGAACGGAATGACCTTGGGCGCGTCTGTGCATACGGGACGGTTCGAGTTGACGAATGGATGACCGTCGAAAAGTATTCTCATGTGATGCATATCGTTTCTCACGTATCCGGCACCATGACGACGGAGCACGATGCGTTTTCTGTCATTCGCGCCATGTTTCCCGGCGGGACGATCACCGGCGCCCCGAAAGTGCGAACAATGGAAATTATTGAAGAGTTGGAACCGGTCCGCCGCGGCTTGTACACGGGCTCGATCGGTTGGATCGATTTTCAAGGAAACATGGAGCTAAACATCGCCATCCGAACGATGATCGTCAAAGACGGATTGGCGCATGTACAGGCAGGAGCGGGCATCGTCATCGATTCCACCCCAGAGCATGAGTACAAGGAATGTTTAAAGAAAGCGGCTGCCCTTTGGAAAGCGAAAGAGCTGAGCGAAGCAGAGGCATTATTTTCGAGCATGAGGTGA
- the pabA gene encoding aminodeoxychorismate/anthranilate synthase component II yields MIVMIDNYDSFTYNLVQYLGVLGEELIVKRNDEITVAEIERLRPDFIMISPGPCTPNEAGVSLEVIDRFAGQIPIFGVCLGHQAIAQAFGGRVVRAPRLMHGKTSSVYHDGETIFRGVPNPFTATRYHSLIVEKETLPDCFVVSAWTEEDEVMAIRHKTLPVEGVQFHPESIMTSHGMQLLKNFIDTYKKA; encoded by the coding sequence ATGATCGTCATGATTGATAACTACGATTCATTTACGTACAATTTAGTGCAGTATTTGGGCGTGTTGGGAGAAGAGCTGATTGTCAAACGGAATGATGAAATTACGGTGGCTGAAATCGAACGACTCCGCCCCGATTTTATTATGATTTCCCCCGGTCCGTGCACACCGAATGAGGCAGGGGTCAGCCTGGAAGTCATCGATCGCTTTGCCGGCCAAATTCCGATTTTCGGCGTCTGCCTCGGGCATCAAGCCATCGCCCAGGCGTTCGGCGGCCGCGTTGTCCGCGCTCCAAGGCTGATGCACGGGAAAACATCGTCCGTCTATCATGATGGGGAGACGATTTTCCGCGGCGTGCCGAACCCGTTTACGGCAACGCGCTACCATTCCCTTATCGTCGAGAAAGAGACGCTTCCGGACTGTTTCGTCGTGTCGGCTTGGACGGAAGAGGATGAAGTGATGGCGATTCGCCATAAAACGCTGCCGGTGGAAGGCGTGCAGTTTCACCCGGAATCGATTATGACAAGCCATGGGATGCAGCTGTTGAAAAACTTTATCGACACGTATAAAAAGGCGTGA
- the pabC gene encoding aminodeoxychorismate lyase gives MYVYINGAVVPREEAQLSAFDHGFLYGLGLFETFRTYSGHPFLLDDHLARLNKGLSELHIERQFGRAEAVAIIEQLLEANGLRDAYVRFNVSAGVGDLGLPIERYRNPTVIVYMKPLPPPVPPEGKEGVVLAARRNSPEGNERLKSHHYLNNMIGKWELGHRPHAEGIFLNSDGAVAEGIVSNIFWVKDGIVYTPAPTVGILNGITRQFIIALLKQLRIPVEEGVYPLSHLLQADEAFITNSVQEIVPLFRIGHCVYQGKDGPVVRALQHHYQRSTHRLWTRNELAERMNG, from the coding sequence ATGTACGTGTATATCAACGGCGCGGTCGTTCCGCGCGAAGAAGCGCAGTTATCAGCGTTTGATCACGGCTTTTTATATGGGCTCGGCTTATTTGAAACATTCCGCACGTATAGCGGCCACCCTTTTTTGCTTGACGATCATTTGGCCCGATTGAACAAAGGACTGTCTGAGCTTCACATCGAAAGGCAGTTCGGCCGCGCCGAAGCGGTGGCGATCATCGAGCAGTTGCTCGAGGCCAATGGCTTGCGCGACGCTTATGTGCGCTTCAACGTATCGGCCGGGGTCGGCGATCTTGGCTTGCCGATCGAACGTTACCGAAACCCGACCGTCATCGTCTATATGAAGCCGCTTCCGCCGCCCGTCCCTCCGGAAGGAAAAGAAGGGGTGGTGCTCGCGGCAAGGCGAAACAGCCCGGAAGGCAATGAGCGACTAAAGTCGCACCATTATTTAAACAATATGATTGGGAAATGGGAGCTCGGACATCGACCTCATGCGGAAGGAATTTTTTTGAATTCAGATGGTGCGGTAGCGGAGGGGATCGTTTCCAATATTTTTTGGGTGAAAGACGGCATCGTCTACACGCCAGCGCCGACTGTCGGCATATTAAACGGCATCACAAGACAATTCATCATCGCTTTGCTCAAGCAGTTGCGCATCCCAGTTGAAGAAGGGGTATATCCGCTGTCCCATTTGTTGCAGGCTGATGAAGCATTTATCACCAACTCTGTGCAGGAAATTGTACCACTTTTCCGCATTGGCCATTGCGTTTACCAAGGAAAAGATGGTCCGGTGGTCCGGGCCTTGCAGCATCATTACCAACGCTCGACCCATCGGTTATGGACGAGGAACGAATTGGCAGAAAGGATGAACGGCTGA
- the folP gene encoding dihydropteroate synthase codes for MTTSMRPLRLQCRGHKLDLNKKTLIMGIVNVTPDSFSDGGRFYDVENAVKHAKRLVAEGADIIDIGGESTRPGADPVPLDEELRRVIPAVKAIAKAVSVPISIDTYKAEVARQAMEAGAHIINDVWGAKADPDMARVAAAYDAPIILMHNRRDMAYRDLISDMIADLKESIRIVKEAGVKDESIILDPGIGFAKTVEHNLEVMRRLDEFAALGYPLLLGTSRKRFIGHVLGVPVEERVEGTGATVCLGIMKGVHIVRVHDVLPIARMAKMMDAMLGKGESGHR; via the coding sequence ATGACAACATCGATGCGCCCTCTTCGACTTCAATGCCGCGGGCATAAGCTTGACTTAAACAAAAAAACGTTGATCATGGGCATTGTCAACGTCACGCCCGATTCGTTTTCCGACGGCGGCCGGTTTTACGACGTGGAAAACGCGGTCAAGCACGCGAAGCGGCTCGTGGCGGAAGGAGCAGACATCATTGACATCGGCGGTGAATCAACTCGTCCGGGGGCGGATCCAGTGCCGCTTGATGAAGAATTGCGCCGTGTCATTCCGGCGGTAAAAGCGATTGCTAAGGCGGTGAGTGTGCCGATCTCCATTGACACGTACAAAGCGGAAGTGGCGCGGCAAGCCATGGAAGCCGGGGCGCACATTATCAACGACGTTTGGGGAGCCAAGGCGGACCCTGATATGGCCCGCGTCGCCGCCGCCTACGACGCGCCGATCATTTTAATGCACAACCGCCGCGATATGGCCTATCGCGATTTGATTTCCGACATGATCGCCGATTTGAAAGAAAGCATTCGCATTGTCAAAGAAGCGGGTGTGAAAGATGAGAGCATTATTTTAGATCCAGGGATCGGCTTCGCCAAGACGGTCGAGCATAACTTGGAGGTGATGCGGCGCCTTGATGAATTTGCCGCTCTCGGCTATCCGCTTTTGCTTGGCACGTCGCGCAAACGATTTATCGGCCATGTGCTCGGCGTGCCTGTTGAGGAGCGGGTCGAAGGAACAGGAGCGACCGTTTGTCTCGGCATCATGAAAGGGGTGCACATCGTCCGAGTCCATGATGTATTGCCGATTGCCCGCATGGCCAAAATGATGGATGCTATGCTTGGGAAGGGAGAGAGCGGTCATCGATAA
- the folB gene encoding dihydroneopterin aldolase, which translates to MLCLGRERAVIDKIYVQGMEFYGYHGVFREENILGQRFLVDVTLELDLQPAGRSDCLEYTVNYADVYERCRAIVEERTFALIEAVAETIAADLLSAFPAVQRCIVKVTKPNPPIRGHYQHVAVEIDRGR; encoded by the coding sequence ATGCTATGCTTGGGAAGGGAGAGAGCGGTCATCGATAAAATTTATGTGCAAGGCATGGAGTTTTACGGCTACCACGGGGTGTTTCGCGAAGAAAACATTCTCGGCCAGCGATTTTTGGTCGATGTGACGTTGGAGCTCGACTTGCAGCCCGCCGGGCGGAGCGATTGTCTTGAGTACACCGTCAACTACGCCGATGTGTACGAACGCTGCCGGGCGATCGTTGAGGAGCGGACGTTCGCCTTGATCGAGGCGGTCGCTGAAACGATTGCCGCTGATTTGCTCTCGGCCTTTCCTGCCGTTCAGCGTTGCATTGTCAAAGTGACGAAGCCGAATCCACCGATTCGCGGCCATTATCAACATGTCGCGGTCGAAATTGATAGGGGGCGTTAA
- the folK gene encoding 2-amino-4-hydroxy-6-hydroxymethyldihydropteridine diphosphokinase, producing MENIAYLALGSNLGDRVSYLRSAIEALHHHQEIFITSSSSIYETDPVGYVDQGKFLNMVIEVATSLSPFALLDATQQIEQRFGRKREIRWGPRTLDLDILLYNHENIETEQLTIPHPRMAERAFVLIPLLEVNSRVAIPNLSEPLIDIIGRLPDKKGVHVWKRKDGEDVFALFES from the coding sequence ATGGAAAACATCGCATATCTCGCTTTAGGCTCCAACCTCGGAGATCGTGTTTCCTATTTGCGTTCTGCGATTGAAGCGCTCCATCATCATCAGGAAATTTTTATCACATCGAGCTCATCGATTTATGAAACCGATCCGGTCGGCTATGTCGACCAAGGCAAGTTTTTAAACATGGTGATCGAGGTGGCGACGTCGTTGTCGCCGTTTGCCTTGCTTGACGCAACCCAACAAATTGAACAGCGATTTGGAAGAAAACGGGAAATTCGCTGGGGGCCGCGGACGTTAGACCTTGACATTTTGCTGTATAATCATGAAAATATTGAAACAGAGCAGCTGACGATCCCGCACCCGCGCATGGCGGAGCGGGCGTTCGTGCTCATCCCGTTGTTGGAAGTCAACTCCCGCGTGGCAATACCGAACCTTTCCGAGCCGTTAATCGACATCATTGGCCGACTACCTGACAAAAAAGGAGTTCATGTATGGAAGCGGAAAGATGGGGAAGACGTATTCGCGCTTTTCGAAAGCTGA
- a CDS encoding helix-turn-helix domain-containing protein, translating to MEAERWGRRIRAFRKLKGYTQERLAKELGISVSILGEIERGNRMPSDSLVGQIAERLNISVEELAPPKLESNK from the coding sequence ATGGAAGCGGAAAGATGGGGAAGACGTATTCGCGCTTTTCGAAAGCTGAAAGGATATACGCAAGAAAGATTGGCGAAAGAACTAGGCATTTCCGTATCGATCCTTGGTGAAATCGAACGGGGGAACCGGATGCCGTCCGATTCGCTCGTTGGACAAATCGCCGAACGGCTGAATATATCGGTGGAAGAACTGGCGCCGCCGAAACTCGAATCGAACAAGTAG
- the dusB gene encoding tRNA dihydrouridine synthase DusB, with product MFRIGDVEIKNRVVLAPMAGVCNSAFRLTVKEFGAGLVCAEMVSDKGIVYNNEKTLNMLYIDEREKPISLQIFGGEKETLVKAAKFVDKNTNADIIDINMGCPVPKITNCDAGAKWLLDPNKIYDVVAAIVDAVEKPVTVKMRIGWDEKHIYAVENAQAVERAGGKAVAVHGRTRVQMYEGKADWNIIKQVKEAVNIPVIGNGDVKTPQDAKRMLEETGVDGVMIGRAALGNPWMIYRTVHYLETGELIPEPTPREKIDVCLLHLDRLIALKGEYIAVKEMRKHAAWYLKGIRGAAKIRNAINECETRDELAALLLHVAEEAEIQAAANAEAV from the coding sequence ATGTTTCGCATTGGCGATGTCGAAATTAAAAACCGCGTCGTGCTCGCTCCGATGGCAGGCGTATGCAACTCGGCGTTCCGCCTGACCGTCAAAGAATTCGGCGCCGGGCTTGTATGCGCCGAGATGGTAAGCGACAAAGGAATCGTATACAACAATGAAAAGACGTTAAACATGTTATATATTGATGAACGGGAAAAGCCGATCAGCTTGCAAATTTTCGGCGGCGAGAAAGAAACGCTCGTCAAAGCGGCGAAATTTGTCGATAAAAATACGAATGCAGATATCATCGACATCAACATGGGTTGCCCCGTGCCGAAAATTACGAATTGCGATGCTGGAGCGAAATGGCTGCTTGACCCGAATAAAATTTACGATGTCGTTGCCGCGATCGTCGATGCCGTTGAAAAACCGGTCACGGTGAAAATGCGGATCGGTTGGGATGAAAAGCACATTTACGCCGTCGAAAACGCTCAAGCCGTTGAGCGCGCCGGCGGGAAGGCCGTCGCCGTCCACGGACGGACAAGGGTGCAAATGTATGAAGGAAAAGCGGACTGGAACATCATCAAGCAAGTGAAAGAAGCCGTCAACATCCCGGTTATCGGCAACGGGGATGTCAAAACGCCGCAAGATGCAAAGCGGATGCTTGAAGAAACAGGGGTCGACGGCGTCATGATCGGACGGGCGGCGCTTGGAAACCCTTGGATGATCTATCGCACTGTCCATTATTTAGAAACTGGAGAGCTCATCCCGGAACCGACGCCGAGGGAGAAAATCGATGTCTGCCTGCTGCATTTAGACCGATTAATTGCCTTAAAAGGCGAGTATATCGCTGTCAAAGAAATGCGTAAACACGCTGCTTGGTATTTAAAAGGCATTCGCGGCGCAGCGAAAATCCGCAACGCCATCAATGAATGTGAAACGCGGGACGAACTGGCCGCACTGTTGCTTCACGTGGCGGAGGAAGCGGAAATCCAAGCAGCGGCGAACGCCGAAGCCGTTTAA
- the lysS gene encoding lysine--tRNA ligase has product MSHEELNDQLRVRRGKLKKIEELGVDPFGKRFERTHKAQELFELYGDLSKEELEEKQIEVAVAGRIMTKRGKGKAGFAHIQDVTGQIQIYVRQDDVGEQQYELFKISDIGDIVGVRGTMFKTKVGELSIKVSSYEFLTKALRPLPEKYHGLKDIEQRYRQRYLDLIMNPESKKTFITRSLIIQSMRRYLDSHGYLEVETPMMHAVAGGAAARPFITHHNALDMTLYMRIAIELHLKRLIVGGLEKVYEIGRVFRNEGISTRHNPEFTMLELYEAYADFRDIMELTENLIAHIANEVLGTTKIQYGEHVVDLTPEWRRLHMVDAIKEYVGVDFWRQMSDEEARELAKEHGVEVAPHMTFGHIVNEFFEQKVESHLIQPTFIYGHPVEISPLAKKNSDDPRFTDRFELFIVGREHANAFTELNDPIDQRQRFEAQLKEREQGNDEAHEMDEDFLEALEYGMPPTGGLGIGVDRLVMLLTNSPSIRDVLLFPQMRHK; this is encoded by the coding sequence ATGAGTCATGAAGAATTGAACGACCAACTGCGCGTCCGCAGGGGAAAGCTGAAAAAAATTGAGGAATTGGGTGTCGACCCGTTTGGCAAACGGTTCGAGCGCACTCATAAAGCGCAAGAACTGTTCGAACTGTACGGTGATTTGTCGAAAGAGGAACTTGAAGAAAAGCAAATTGAAGTCGCCGTCGCCGGCCGCATCATGACAAAGCGCGGCAAAGGAAAAGCCGGGTTCGCCCATATCCAGGATGTCACCGGGCAGATTCAAATTTACGTCCGCCAAGACGATGTTGGGGAACAGCAGTACGAACTGTTTAAAATCTCTGACATTGGCGATATCGTCGGCGTGCGCGGCACAATGTTTAAAACAAAAGTCGGTGAACTTTCCATCAAAGTGTCGTCGTACGAATTTTTGACGAAAGCGCTGCGTCCGCTGCCGGAAAAATACCATGGGTTGAAAGACATCGAGCAACGCTACCGCCAGCGTTATCTCGATTTAATTATGAATCCGGAGAGCAAAAAGACGTTCATCACCCGCAGTTTAATCATCCAATCGATGCGGCGGTATCTCGACAGCCATGGCTATTTGGAAGTTGAAACGCCGATGATGCACGCCGTTGCTGGCGGCGCTGCGGCGCGCCCGTTCATTACGCATCATAACGCATTGGATATGACCCTTTATATGCGAATCGCCATCGAGCTCCATTTAAAACGGCTCATCGTCGGCGGTTTGGAAAAAGTGTATGAAATCGGCCGCGTTTTCCGGAACGAAGGCATTTCCACCCGCCATAATCCGGAGTTTACGATGCTCGAATTGTACGAGGCGTACGCCGATTTCCGCGACATCATGGAACTAACGGAAAACTTGATCGCCCACATTGCCAATGAAGTGCTCGGAACGACGAAAATTCAATACGGCGAGCATGTCGTCGACTTAACGCCCGAGTGGCGGCGCCTCCATATGGTCGATGCGATCAAGGAATATGTCGGCGTCGACTTCTGGCGGCAGATGAGCGACGAAGAGGCGCGGGAGCTGGCGAAAGAACATGGAGTGGAAGTTGCTCCACATATGACGTTTGGTCATATTGTCAACGAATTTTTTGAACAAAAAGTCGAGTCTCACCTCATTCAGCCGACGTTCATTTATGGTCATCCGGTTGAAATTTCACCGTTGGCCAAGAAAAATTCGGACGACCCGCGTTTTACCGACCGATTTGAGCTGTTTATCGTCGGGAGAGAACATGCCAACGCCTTTACCGAATTGAATGATCCGATCGATCAGCGCCAACGCTTCGAGGCGCAGCTGAAAGAGCGTGAACAAGGAAATGATGAAGCACATGAAATGGACGAAGACTTCCTTGAAGCGCTCGAGTACGGCATGCCGCCAACAGGCGGGCTTGGAATCGGCGTCGACCGTCTGGTCATGCTGCTGACGAACTCGCCGTCGATCCGCGACGTGCTGCTTTTCCCGCAAATGCGTCATAAATAA